The Bos indicus x Bos taurus breed Angus x Brahman F1 hybrid chromosome 11, Bos_hybrid_MaternalHap_v2.0, whole genome shotgun sequence sequence ccgggaagcctggtgttggGGGAGTCAAGGCCTAAGGAGGCCAGAACTAGGGGTTTAGGGGCTGGGACACTTACAGCCCTAGTAGCGTTAGGTTTCCTATTTAAATTCTCTCACAGTCTGTCTTTCTCGCCTTCCTCTTTGAGATCTGCAAAGTGGTGTTGGTCTCAGTGCCTCACCCCCAGATCTGCATCGGAATGTAGaaaagatcctttttttttttttttaaagaaaaaaagttttgaatTCCTCAATGATTTTTCTTCTGGAAAGGCAGCTTAGGAtaattatttcagctttattgagggcAGATTAGTTGAAGTCTGGACGCTGCGTTTTCAATACACGTTGTACACGGGCCGACAATGTGGGCATTGTTGGCTACTGTGTGTGAACTCATTCAAAATATACACTTTTTAACACCAAACCGAGTCCTGTCTAAATATACACAGTGCTTAGGGGAAAGACATCACTGACCCCGACAAATCTGCGTAAATCACACTTCCCTAGTTACAGAAGCCTCACAAAGGGAGGCCTGGCTCAAGATGCTGATTACATGTTCTTTAACGCAACATACCTTAGAATAAAACCCATGCCTGGCCTGGAGGTTGCAGTGGCCAGGGGGAGGGAGGGCTCTCTTCATGTCATGGGCCTTTTGGGGTTTGTTTTAGGCTTATGATgttacatggattttttttttctttactatgtgAGCAAACAAGCAATTTTCAGGCCTGCTTGCTTCTTCAGGGCAGCCTCCAAAGTTTGAGTGCCTTCTGGGGTTGGTAGCCAGATCCACTAGCCCCTTGGGGGTTGTGGGGCTACCGGGCATCTTGGGAAGGGGGAAGAGGGCTTTCAGTTGTCTCAACCCAACCTTCTCCACCACTCCTAGGGAGGCAGCTGAAACCTGGGGGAAAACAAAGAGGTGGGCCGCCTTTTATGATGGAAAGGGTACTGTTGTTTCTactgctatttaaaaatataaggcaATAGGGGAAATCAAGGCTCCTTGACTGGAAACAGAATTAAAGAGAAACCAGATTCAATGCAGAGGAAGTTGGGGGTAAATGTGGCTGAAGATTTCAGACTAGGGAGGCCAGAGTGGCCTCCTGAGCCCTGGGTCCTGAGATCCGGCTCCCAGGAGCCATATGCTCCCCAAAATTCGAGATCCTGGGGCTCCGAGCCCGCGGAACCAGGGTCGGCGCGCGGTGGGCCCCATGATctcatctctcctttctttctcgcCACTATTAGTGCTCACATAGGCAGAAAGAGGCGGCCCGACGTGCACACCGTGTGCAAACCGTGCTGGCTCCGCTGCCCCTCGGCCTCTCCTTGGGGGCTGGCCCCCGGCCTTCATGCAGTGTGGGGAGCCTCTCACCTCCCAACAAAATCCCCCCGTTTAATTGCTCATCCCTTTTAACGACTGTATGTCCATGGCTTGTAAATTTTCTGGACCAACTTCTTTGGGGAAGAGGGGAAAAGAGCTCAGAAACAGTGAGAaacaaggagagagaggaagagaaggggaagtaGTGAGATTAAGAGTTGcaaagattcaaaaaaaaaaaaattctttctccccccttctccctttttccctcctctccccctccccccacccccccactctGGCTAAGTGGTAAAACCGTCCTTACGTTCTCGGTATTGATTGGCAGGGCTGACAGTGATTGGCAGCGGTTGCCGTGACAACGCTACAACGACACTCCGCAGACCAATAGAAAAGCGAAACAAAATGTTTCAATGCTGCACTCACTGTGGATTTAGGGGAGATATTATGAGGCTGTTGTCATTAGGGCGATTGCTGTGGAATCGCTGAATCTTGACTCGGCGGTGGTTGGCTCTCGCTcgctctctccccctctccctctctctgtctcggGCTCGCTCTCTGCGCGCGCGCACCGGGCcgctctccttcctccctctctatGTGGCTgcgcgggtgtgtgtgtgtgtggatgtgttcGGGGTGTGGGTGTCCCTTacgcccttcctcctccccctcctcctgctcccccctccttccctcctccgcctcccccctctcctctccctcctcctcgtCCCCATcgcccctctcctcctcttcctcccctctctcttcctctccctgaattttctcctctcctctcaggTCAGTCCATGGTATTCCGCTCCCCCCTAGACCTCTATTCCTCCCACTTCTTGTTGCCAAACTTCGCCGATTCTCACCACCGCTCCCTACTTCTGGCGAGTAGCGGCGGCGGGAACGGctcgggaggcggcggcggcggcagcggcgggaACGGTGTGGGAGGCGGCGGTGCTGGCGGagcgggaggcggcggcggcggcggctccagGGCCCCCCCGGAAGAGTTGTCCATGTTCCAGCTGCCCACCCTCAACTTCTCGCCGGAGCAGGTGGCCAGCGTCTGCGAGACGCTGGAGGAGACGGGCGACATCGAGCGGCTGGGCCGCTTCCTCTGGTCGCTGCCCGTGGCCCCCGGGGCGTGCGAGGCCATCAACAAGCACGAGTCGATCCTGCGCGCGCGCGCCGTGGTCGCTTTCCACACGGGCAACTTCCGCGACCTTTACCACATCCTGGAGAACCACAAGTTCACCAAGGAGTCTCACGGCAAGCTGCAGGCCATGTGGCTCGAGGCGCACTACCAGGAGGCCGAGAAGCTGCGCGGCCGCCCGCTCGGCCCGGTGGACAAGTACCGCGTGCGCAAGAAGTTCCCGCTGCCGCGCACCATCTGGGACGGCGAGCAGAAGACGCATTGCTTCAAGGAGCGGACTCGGAGCCTGCTGCGGGAGTGGTACCTGCAGGACCCCTACCCCAACCCCAGCAAGAAACGCGAACTGGCGCAGGCCACCGGCCTCACTCCCACACAAGTAGGCAACTGGTTTAAGAACCGGAGACAGCGCGACCGCGCCGCGGCGGCCAAGAACAGGTCAGTGGCGGGGACCCCGCGGCCTGGCTACCATCTCCGGGGACGGGGAGGGGGAGATGGATGGAAAAGAGGCGTGAGCGGACAGGAGGCAGGAGGCGAGCGGCTGCCGAGCGCACGAGAAGCCTAGACCTCTTGGTCAGTTTGGAGAAAGTTTCCGCTTGCCTGGGAGCGCGGAAGAAGGGCGAGCGTGGACGTATGGGCTGTTTTTGCCCCGAAGGGGCTCTTGTCAGTGTGGAGAGTGTATGAGGTCCTGAGTGTCCATAACCTCTGGGTTGGGTCCTTGGGAGCCTTAGCCCCGCGCTGCACCCGCGCCAGCCTTATCAGCCCGGGATCCGGCTCTGGGCTCCGCTGGAGCCTGCagacagggaaggaaggaaagagctcCTTGCCACCTGGCTTTTACTTCCACGCACTGCAAAAACCCTGGGAGGAATCCACGAACGTCTGGGAGAGGAAATTGAACTGGGTCCCTGCCACAAAGGGGAAAGGCCGGGCTGGCCACCGTGCAGCAGGCCTGTTCCCAAGGCGTTGCAAGTTGTCTGACCAGCAACTGGAGAACCAGGCTGGGAGTGGAGGGGCCGTGGGTGTCGGTGCAGCCCTCCTGCCTTAGCCAAGGAACATGCCGTTGGTCCACTAAGTTAGGGAATAAGCAGAAACAGAAGTTGCCTTGCTGCCCCAGCAAGTTGGCCACAAAGTCACAAAGTTGCACTGGGCTTGACCTGTCAGCAGAGCTGGGCCTGGGGGAagtagggagaaaaataaagt is a genomic window containing:
- the SIX3 gene encoding homeobox protein SIX3 isoform X2, coding for MNIYPPLLPAPGFPYLSTGQSMVFRSPLDLYSSHFLLPNFADSHHRSLLLASSGGGNGSGGGGGGSGGNGVGGGGAGGAGGGGGGGSRAPPEELSMFQLPTLNFSPEQVASVCETLEETGDIERLGRFLWSLPVAPGACEAINKHESILRARAVVAFHTGNFRDLYHILENHKFTKESHGKLQAMWLEAHYQEAEKLRGRPLGPVDKYRVRKKFPLPRTIWDGEQKTHCFKERTRSLLREWYLQDPYPNPSKKRELAQATGLTPTQVGNWFKNRRQRDRAAAAKNRLQHQAIGPSGMRSLAEPGCPTHGSAESPSTAASPTTSVSSLTERADTGTSILSVTSSDSECDV
- the SIX3 gene encoding homeobox protein SIX3 isoform X1, which codes for MGMRVASTRLEAVLAGMVRGLVRSWNPVDVFSRECEKDEYSRLTSGQSMVFRSPLDLYSSHFLLPNFADSHHRSLLLASSGGGNGSGGGGGGSGGNGVGGGGAGGAGGGGGGGSRAPPEELSMFQLPTLNFSPEQVASVCETLEETGDIERLGRFLWSLPVAPGACEAINKHESILRARAVVAFHTGNFRDLYHILENHKFTKESHGKLQAMWLEAHYQEAEKLRGRPLGPVDKYRVRKKFPLPRTIWDGEQKTHCFKERTRSLLREWYLQDPYPNPSKKRELAQATGLTPTQVGNWFKNRRQRDRAAAAKNRLQHQAIGPSGMRSLAEPGCPTHGSAESPSTAASPTTSVSSLTERADTGTSILSVTSSDSECDV